A genomic region of Kribbella sp. NBC_00382 contains the following coding sequences:
- a CDS encoding FUSC family protein translates to MDPVRLTLEQLRELRDDIAPRAARRSAASVHRRIDRWRSRAFFIAQCALAAATAWAIARYALGHKQPFFAPVAAMVCLGFSFGQRLRRVAEVMVGVAVGVGVGDLFVRVFGTGVLQLVFVIALAMSIAVLLGAGTLMATQAGVQAAIVTTLLPTDGAAFNRWLDAVLGGLVALAAATIAPAAAIRRPRQQATSVLNELSAILIETADGLRLDDHDAVTDALRRARESESLLDDLRSAAAEGVAVVRLSPFRRRHRGRVQEIADLVIPLDRAIRNIRVLVRRVAVSVWRDERMPDEYPMLLDRLADGTRLIAESLFEPAADVAAHRVLGELGRRTAVLPTPPGLSAVVVLGQMRSVIVDLLELTGTTYDEARELVPLRPDGLDEK, encoded by the coding sequence ATGGACCCGGTGCGGCTGACCCTGGAGCAGTTGCGCGAACTCCGCGACGACATCGCCCCTCGCGCCGCCCGGCGCTCCGCCGCCTCCGTGCACCGCCGGATCGACCGCTGGCGCAGCCGAGCCTTCTTCATCGCCCAGTGCGCCCTGGCCGCCGCCACCGCCTGGGCGATCGCCCGCTATGCCCTTGGCCACAAGCAACCATTCTTCGCCCCGGTCGCCGCGATGGTCTGCCTCGGCTTCAGCTTCGGCCAGCGCCTGCGCCGCGTCGCCGAGGTGATGGTCGGCGTCGCGGTAGGAGTCGGCGTCGGCGACCTGTTCGTCCGCGTCTTCGGTACCGGCGTACTCCAGCTCGTCTTCGTCATAGCGCTCGCGATGAGCATCGCCGTCCTGCTCGGCGCCGGCACCCTGATGGCCACCCAGGCCGGCGTACAGGCCGCGATCGTGACCACCCTGCTGCCCACCGACGGCGCCGCCTTCAACCGCTGGCTGGACGCGGTCCTCGGCGGCCTGGTCGCCCTTGCCGCCGCAACCATCGCCCCAGCCGCCGCGATTCGTCGCCCCCGGCAACAAGCCACCAGCGTCCTGAACGAGCTCTCGGCCATCCTGATCGAGACCGCCGACGGTCTCCGCCTGGACGACCACGACGCCGTCACGGACGCCCTCCGCCGGGCCCGCGAGAGCGAGAGCCTGCTCGACGACCTGCGCAGCGCAGCCGCCGAGGGCGTAGCAGTCGTCCGGCTCTCCCCGTTCCGCCGCCGTCACCGCGGCCGCGTCCAGGAGATCGCCGACCTGGTCATCCCGCTCGACCGCGCGATCCGCAACATCAGGGTCCTGGTACGCCGGGTAGCAGTCTCCGTATGGCGCGACGAGCGCATGCCCGACGAGTACCCGATGCTGCTCGACCGTCTTGCCGACGGCACCCGCCTCATCGCCGAGTCCCTCTTCGAGCCGGCCGCCGACGTCGCGGCCCACCGCGTCCTGGGCGAACTCGGCCGCCGTACCGCCGTACTCCCGACGCCGCCCGGCCTCTCCGCCGTCGTCGTCCTCGGCCAGATGCGCTCGGTCATCGTCGACCTGCTCGAGCTGACCGGTACGACGTACGACGAGGCCCGCGAACTCGTCCCGCTCCGCCCCGACGGCCTGGACGAGAAGTAG
- a CDS encoding DUF5709 domain-containing protein, whose product MSDNNREDYGSYSVDDEDQLQASDTLNDRGVDDLLDEGYSPPEKWSAGEGFGTTAEEALEGETLDQRLAQEEPEPDPYAEDGENVGGPEVGEVRSGRLVAPDEGAHFDEEKDLVAEDVGFDGAAASAEEAAVHVVNDDEPFELDDEDETDLEDVRDVDLGDVGDLED is encoded by the coding sequence ATGAGCGACAACAACCGTGAGGACTACGGCAGCTACAGCGTCGACGACGAGGACCAGTTGCAGGCCTCGGACACGCTGAACGACCGCGGCGTGGACGACCTGCTGGACGAGGGCTACTCGCCGCCGGAGAAGTGGTCCGCGGGCGAAGGCTTCGGTACCACCGCCGAGGAGGCGCTGGAGGGAGAGACGCTGGACCAGCGGCTCGCGCAGGAGGAACCCGAACCGGACCCGTACGCGGAGGACGGCGAGAACGTCGGCGGCCCTGAGGTGGGAGAGGTCCGCTCCGGCCGTCTGGTCGCCCCCGACGAGGGCGCCCACTTCGACGAGGAGAAGGACCTGGTCGCCGAGGACGTCGGCTTCGACGGCGCCGCCGCCAGCGCCGAGGAAGCAGCCGTCCACGTAGTCAACGACGACGAGCCCTTCGAACTGGACGACGAAGACGAAACCGACCTCGAAGACGTCCGAGACGTAGACCTCGGCGACGTCGGCGACCTGGAGGACTGA